A window of Nonomuraea angiospora genomic DNA:
AGCAGCATCAGCGTGTTCTCGACCAGGGAGTCGCGCGTGTGCCTGAACAGCCAGGCCAGCGCGAACGCCACCACCAGCCCGATCGCCACGCCGCCCGCCGCGGCGAGCGCGAAGTCGCCGAGGCCGTGCCACACGTCGAAGGTGCCGCCCAGCGCGGCCCCGACGGCGACCCGGTAGAGCGTGAGCGCCGTGGCGTCGTTGAACAGGCTCTCGCCGACCAGGATCGTCAGCGCCCTGCGCGGCAGGCCCAGCCGGCGGCCGACCGCGACGGCGGCCACGGCGTCAGGCGGCGCGATGATCGCGCCCAGCGCGAACGCCAGCGCGAGCGGGAGCTGCGGCAGCAGCAGGTGGACGACCAGCCCGATGGCGGCGGTGGTGAACAGCACGAGCCCGATCGACAGCAGGGCCACGGCCCGCTTGACATCACGCAGGCGCAGGTAGGAGCTGTCGAACGCGGCGGAGTAGAGCAGCGGCGGCAGGAAGACGTACAGCACGAGCTCCGGCTGCAACGGCACCGCCGGCACCAGCGGCGACACCAGCAGGCCGGCGGCCACCAGCAGGAGGGGAGCGGGCCAGCCCTTGCGCCGGGCGACGGCCGCGACGCCGATCGCGCCGCCCGCCACCAGCAGCAGCTGCAGGCCCATGGTCGGGTTCACGGGAGGAGCGTACCTGGCTACCGGACCCGGCGTGTCACCACTCCCTGCGGTCGCTCCGCTCGTGGTAGTCCGGCTGCTCGCCGGGCCGCAGGCGCTCGCCCGTGGAGAACATGGGGTCCACGACGTACGGGCGGGACAGCGGGTCGGGCTGCTGCTGGTGCTCCTGCCGGCCCATGTTCAGCAGCGGGTCCACCGGGTTGGGCGCGGGGCTCTGCTGGTAGGCGGCGTAGTCGTCGCGGACGGGCTGCGGGGCGGGACGGCGCCGGCCCGCGCCCGGGATGCCGTGCATGGGGGTCCCCAGGCCGGCGGCGGCCGGGGCCTGCTGCTGCGGCTGCGGCGGCGCCACCGGTTGCTGCTGCTGGTAGGCGTCGGGGTGCCGGGCGTAGGGATCGGACGGGTAGGGGTCGTTCTGGTACAGGTCCGGCCGGTGCTGGGGCGGCTGGTGAGGAGCCTGCTGGTGGGGCGCGGCGGCCTGGGAGGGGAAGCCGAGCGGGTCGGTGCTCAGCGGCGCCGGACGGCGCTGGTCGCCGGGCATCTGGTAGACGGGCTCGTCCATGTACTGGGGGCCCGTGAAGGGGTCGGCCTGGGCGGGCGGGCCCGCGTACTGGTGCGGCTCGGCGGTGTACTGCGGGCCGCTGAAGGGGTCGCCGGCGTACTGGGGGCCGCTGAGGGGATCCCCGGTGTACTGGGGCCCGCTGAACGGATCACCGGTGTACTGCGGGCCGCTGAGCGGGTCGCCGGTGTAGCGCTGCTGCGGGCCCGTCGTCTCCACGTACTGGGGGCCGGTGAAGGGGGCCCGCTCGCCGTAGGCGTCCCTGGGAGCCTCGCCGTACGCCGGGGGCATGGTGTCCCTGGGGGCCGTGGTCTCGCCATAGGAGGCCACCAGCTTGTCCTGGTGAGCCGGAGGGGCGCCCCTGGCCACGAGGACGTCGTTGGGCGACAGCGCGGCCGTCGGCCGCTCGTCGGGCTGGTGCTGCTGCGCCTGCGGCGGCTGCTGGACGGGCTGGGCCGGCCGCTGGTACTGGCCGGTGCCAGGGATGACCTCCGTGCCCGGGTCGTGCGCGGGCACGGCGGGCTGCTCGCCCGTGGCCTCGGCGAAACCCTCGTCGAGGGTGTCGAGCAGGCGCCCGACGTCCTCCATCGGCATGCGGAAGCTCGCGGTGCACATCTCGCCGCGCCAGAGGCTGAGGACCAGCGTGCCCTCATGCCACGTGACGCGGAGACACCGCTCCTGACCTCGCGCATCGAAGAACACTTCGCCGAACGACGGCAACGGGACAACTTCCGACATGGCAGACATACTGCTTTAACCAGCCTTTTCCCGTCCACTCAACCCCGGAAAACCCTCTTGAACCGGCCTTCCCATCTACACCGGGAACCCCTTTGGTCACTCCGCGTGAAGTCCTGCTCTGACCCGTCGGAGTCCCGATCGCCCAGTGTGCCACGGGTGCCGCCGCGAGGGTCCGGGAACGCCGGGATGCATCTGGCCGATCACACCGCGTTCGGCACGGCGACCCCGGAATGCGGGTAGCGTTTACTGCCGTGCCGGACTCCCATCTCCCGTCTGCGGACGAACTACTCATGGTCGCGGTGAACGCTCTCGGAGGGAGCGAACGGCAGGGCCAGCTGACCATGGTCCAAGCCGTGCAGCAGGCCATCGACGGCGAGCAACACCTGGCGGTCCAGGCCGGCACGGGCACCGGGAAGTCGCTGGCGTACCTGGTGCCGTCGATCCGCCACGCGATGGACAGCGACTCGCCCGTCGTGGTCTCCACGGCCACGATCGCGCTGCAGCGCCAGCTCGTCGACCGCGACCTGCCCCGGCTGGCCGAGACGCTGGCCAAGGAGCTGCCGCACGAGCCGACGTTCGCGATCCTGAAGGGCCGCCGCAACTACCTGTGCCGCTACAAGGCAACGGCGGGCTGGCCCGAGGAGGACGAGCAGGACCAGCTCTTCGATCCCCGCGAGGTGAGCGCGACCGGCCGCATGGTGCAGCGCATCCAGGAGTGGGCCGACGAGACCGAGACCGGCGACCGCGACGAGCTCGTGCCCGGCGTGAGCGAGCAGGCGTGGCGGCAGTTCTCCGTGAGCGCGCAGGAGTGCCTCGGGGCCAGCCGCTGCCCCAGCGGGGCCGAGTGCTTCGCCGAGATGGCCCGGGCGCGGGCGGGCGAGGTGGACGTCGTGGTGACCAACCACGCGCTGCTGGCCATCGACGCCATGGGCGACCTGCCGGTGCTGCCCGAGCACGAGGTCGTGGTCGTGGACGAGGCTCACGAGCTGGTCGACCGGGTGACCTCGGTGGTGACCGGCGAGCTGTCGGAGCTGACCGTGGCGCTGGCGGTGCGCCGGGTGGGCCGGCTGATCGAGCAGGGCATCGCCGACCAGCTCATGGAGGCGGGCGAGGACCTCAAGGCGCTGCTGGCCGCCGCGCCGCCCGGGCGCATCGACGAGCTGCCGCAGGTGCTCGGCCTGACTCTGGCGCTGGTGCGCGACTCGGCCGCGCGGTGCGTCACCGCCATGGGGCCGCGCGGCGCCGACAAGGACGACCCCGACAAGGCGGGGCAGCGCAAGGCCGCGTTCTCGGCGCTGGACGAGGTGCACGACACGGCGGTGCGCATGCTGGAGGCGTACGGCCACGCCTCGGAGTCCGACCGCGCCGAGGTCGTCTGGCTCGACGCCGGCACCGACCGGCGCCCGCCCACGCTGCGGGTCGCGCCGCTGACGGTGAGCGGCATGCTGCGCGACAAGCTGTTCGGCGAGCGCACGGTGATCCTCACCTCCGCCACCCTGGCCCTGGGCGGCACCTTCGACGCGCTGGCCGCGCAGTGGGGGCTCGGCGACGGCAAGGGCTGGCAGGGCATCGACGTCGGCTCTCCGTTCGACCACCCCCGCGCGGGCATCCTGTACGTCGCCAAGCACCTCCCCCAGCCCGGCCGCGACGGGCTGCCGCAGCAGTACCTGGACGAGATCACCGAGCTGATCGAGGCGGCCGGGGGCCGCACGCTGGGCCTGTTCTCCTCGATGCGCGCCGCCAAGGCCGCCACGGAGGCGCTGCGCGAGCGGCTGGACGTGCCGCTGCTGTGCCAGGGGGACGACTCGACGATGCTGCTGGTCAAGCAGTTCGCCGAGGACGAGCCCACGTGCCTGTTCGGCACGCTGTCGCTGTGGCAGGGCGTGGACGTGCCGGGGCCCTCGCTGCGGCTGGTCATCATCGACCGGGTGCCGTTCCCGCGCCCGGACGACCCGCTGACGTCGGCCCGGCAGCGCCACGTGGCGGCCAGGGGCGGCAACGGCTTCATGGCGGTCGCGGCCAACCACGCCGCCCTCCTCCTCGCCCAGGGCGCCGGCCGCCTCCTGCGCGCCCAGGACGACAAGGGCGTCATCGCCGTCCTGGACCCCCGGCTCGCCACGGCCCGCTACAGCGGCTTCCTCCTGGGCTCCCTGCCCCCGTTCTGGCGCACCACCGACCCGGCCGTCCCCCGAGCGGCCCTCAAACGCCTGTCCTCCGAATCCCCCACCTGAACGCGGGCGGCGGGAAGGGGGGAGCACGGAGCCGGTCCGGCTTTTCGGCACCCAGCCGGTCAAGCGTGCGCACCGTAGCGGCGCTCAGCCGGTGAAGGGTCAGCGGCCGTTTCCTGGAGGGCCCTGCTCATGGTCGCGCTCGCACGGGGCTCCGCTGGTCACGCAAGCTGCCGCTCTCCGCCCCAGGCTCACCGCTCCGTCAGCCGAAGTACTGCGGGTGGCCTCCCCGTGCTCAGCCGTAAAAAACTTAAAAGGCAGTAAGGTCAGGCCGCTTCGGGGAGAGCCCGTCGCCGGAGGAGACGCCGCGGAGGCGGCGCGACATCCAGGGGACGAGGTGCTCGCGGATCCACTGGGCGTCCTCGCGCCGCCGCGCCCGCGGATCGACCGTACGCGACGGCCAGTCCTTGCGCCAGTCCTCGAACGGCACCCCCAGCACGTCCAGCACCCGCGCCGCCACCAGCCGGTGCCCGTCCTCGTTCATGTGCAGCCGGTCCGCGCTCCACGCCCGCCAGTCGCGCAGCCCCTGCATCGACCACTGATCCACCAGCCGGCACCCGTAGAGGTCGGCGATGGAGCGCACGTGCAGGTAGAAGATCGCGAAGCGGCCGCGCAGCCGCCGCATCAGCGGCGTGTCGCGCGGGTCCACCCCCGTGAACAGCAGCACGTCCGAGCCGCCGGCCCGCAGGTCGCGCACGGCGCGGGCGAGCTTCTTGGCCATCACGTCGGGGTCGCTGCCCGGCCTGAGCAGGTCGTTGCCCCCGGCGCAGAGGCTGACCAGGTCGGGGGCCATCTCGACGGCCACCGGCACCTGCTCGGCGACGATCTGGTCGAGCAGCTTCCCGCGCACGGCCAGGTTGGCGTAGCGGAAGCCGGGTTCGTCGGCGGCGAGCCGTTCGGCCACCCGGTCGGCCCAGCCACGGTAGTGACCGTTGTGACCGGGGTCGTTCAGTCCTTCTGTGAAGCTGTCGCCGAGGGCGACGAAGGACTTGTAGTGCCTCATGAGGTGGTGTTCATCTCCGCGATAGCGTGCAGCGCAAGGACGTACGACTGTAGTCCGAAGCCCGCGATGGTGCCCGTCGCCACCCCGGCCACGACGGAGTTGTGGCGAAACTCTTCCCTGGCGGCCGGATTGGAGATGTGAACCTCGACGAGCGGTGCCGTGCGCATGGCGATCGCGTCGCGCAGGGCGTAGGAGTAGTGGGTGAAGGCGGCCGGGTTGAGGACGACCGGGATGCGGCCGTCGGCGGCCTCGTGGATCCAGCCGATCAGCTCGGCCTCGTCGTTGGTCTGGCGCACCTCGACGTGCTCGCCGAGCTTCCTGCCGGTGTCGCGGCAGAGCGTGGCGAGGTCCTCGAACGTCTCGGCCCCGTAGATGTCGGGCTCGCGGGTGCCGAGCCTGCCCAGGTTGGGCCCGTTGAGCACGAGGATCATGCGGAGATCTCCTTGTAGGCGGCTTCGAGCAGCTCTTCCGAGGGGCCTTCGAGCCGGCCCGGCTCGGCCAGGCCGTCGAGCACGACGAACCGCTGCTTGGCGCCGCGGTTCTTCTTGTCCAGCCGCATGTGGTCGCGCAGGGACTTCCAGGCGTCGGCGCGGTAGGCGGTGGGCAGGCCGACGCTCGTGAGGATGGATCTGGTGCGTTCGACCAGGTCGGCGCGGCCGGCGAGCTTCGACAGCTCGGCGGCGTAGACCATGCCGATGGCGACGGCCTCGCCGTGGCGGATGGCGTAGTGCTCCTCGCGTTCGATGGCGTGGGCGAGGGTGTGGCCGTAGTTGAGGATCTCGCGCAGGCCCGCCTCGCGCAGGTCGGCGCCCACGACGTCGGCCTTGACCTGGATCTTGCGCTCGATCAGCTCGCGGGTGTGGGGGCCGTCGGGCCTCGTGGCGGCCTCCGGGTCGGCCTCGACGAGCCTGAGGATCTCCGGGTCGGCGATGAACCCGCCCTTGATGATCTCGGCCAGGCCGGCCACGTAGTCGCGCCTCGGCATGCTCGCCAGCGTGGACAGCTCGCACAGCACCCCGGCGGGAGGCAGGAACGTGCCCACGAGGTTTTTGCCCTCGGGCGTGTCGATGCCGTTCTTGCCGCCGACGGCCGCGTCGACCATGGCGAGCAGCGTCGTGGGCACGAGCACGACCTGTACGCCGCGCAGCCACGTGCCCGCCACGAACCCGGCCAGGTCGGTCGTCGCGCCCCCGCCCACGCCCACCACGGCGTCGGAGCGGGTCACGCCGGCGCGGCCGAGCGCCGACCAGAGGCCGGCGGCCACCTCGACGGACTTGGCCTGCTCGCCGTCGGGCACGGGCAGCTCGACGACCTCGTAGCCGGCCCCGCGCAGCGCCTCGCCGACCGGGCCGGCGATCTCCGGCAGGGTCTCCGGGTGGATGACGGCGACCGTGCGCACGCCGGGCTTGAGCAGCGTGGCCAGCTCGGCCAGCACGCCGGTGCCGACCACCACGTCGTAGGGGCTGTCGCCGCGTACGTGGATCCTCGTGGCACTCATGCGGGCAGCCCCTTGATGATCTCGTCGGCGAGCTCGTCCGGCTCCCGCTTGTCCGTCACCACGGTCGCCACCGCCAGCCGCTCGTAGACCGGCCGGCGCTCCTCCATCAGCTTTTTCAGCCGGCTGCGCGGGTTGAGCACGAGCAGCGGCCGGGCCGAGGCCAGCCCCACCCGCTGGACCGCGTCCGCCAGCCCCACCTGGAGGTAGACGACGTGGTGGCCCGCCAGCAGGGCCTGCGTCTCCTCGTTGAGCACGGCGCCGCCGCCCAGCGACAGGATCCCGTCGTGCTCGGCCAGGGCGCGGCGCACGGCCTCGTGCTCCAGCTCGCGGAAGCGGGCCTCGCCGTCCTCGACGAAGATGTCGGAGACGGGCTTGCCGGCGACGGCCTCCACGTCGGCGTCGGTGTCGCGGAACCCGACGCCGAGCCGCTCGGCGAGCAACTGCCCGAGCGTCGTCTTACCGGACCCGGGGGGACCGATCAATACAACCCTGCTCATTTGATCACCATTGACGACAGGTAGCCGGACAGGTTGCGGGCGACCTCCTCGACGGAGTCGCCACCGAACTTCTCGAGGGCCGCGTCGGCCAGCACCAGCGCGACCATGGCCTCGGCCACGATGCCGGCGGCCGGCACGGCGCACACGTCGGAGCGCTCGTGGTGGGCCTTGGCCGCCTCGCCGGTCTTGACGTCGATCGTGGCCAGCGCCCTGGGGACGGTGGAGATCGGCTTCATGGCGGCGCTGACGCGCAGGATCTCACCGTTGGTCATGCCGCCCTCGACGCCGCCCGCGCGGTTGGTGATGCGGCGCACGCCGTCCTCGGCGGTGTACTCGATCTCGTCGTGGGCCCGGGAGCCGGGCCTGCGCGCGGTCTCGAAGCCGTCGCCGACCGCCACGCCCTTGATCGCCTGGATGCCCATGAGCGCGCCCGCGAGCCTGGAGTCGAGCCTGCGGTCCCAGTGGGTGTAGCTGCCCAGGCCGGGCGGCAGGCCGTAGGCGAGGACCTCGACGACGCCGCCGAGCGTGTCGCCGTCCTTGTGGGCCTTGTCGATCACGGCGATCATGGCGGCGCTGCCCTCGGCGTCGGAGCAGCGCACCGGGTCCTCGTCGATCCTGGCCAGGTCACCTGGGCCGGGCAGGGTCTGCGCCGGGCTCTTCGCGCCGCCGATCTCGGTGACGTGGCTGACGATGTCGACGCCGAGCGCCTGCTTGAGGAAGCGCCTGGCGACCTCGCCGAGCGCGACGCGGGCGGCCGTCTCGCGGGCGCTGGCCCGGTCGAGCACCTGCCTGGCGTCGTCGAACCCGTATTTCTGCATGCCCGCCAGGTCGGCGTGGCCCGGACGCGGGCGGGACCGGGGCGCGTTGCGCGCGAGGCCCTCCAGCTCGGCCGGGTCGACCGGGTCGGCCGCCATGACCTTCTCCCACTTGGGCCACTCGGTGTTTCCGATCCGGATCGCGACCGGGCTGCCCATCGTGCGGCCGTGGCGGACGCCGCCCACGATCGTCACCTGGTCCTGCTCGAACTTCATCCGGGCACCCCGGCCATAACCGAGCCTGCGGCGGCGCAGGGCCTCGTCTACGGCGGCCGTGGTCACCTCCACCCCGGCCGGCAGGCCTTCGAGGATGGCGACGAGTTCGGGGCCGTGGGACTCTCCGGCGGTCAACCAGCGCAACATGCGTACAAGTCTTCCATGTGCTGCCTAGTGAGATGTCCCGCGTTCACCAGCCGAGACAGAGCGTGGTGAACGCGCCCAGCAGCATGAACGGCCCGAACGGGAACTGGGTGTCCCTCGTCCCCCGCCCGGACAGCAGGAGCGCCAGGCCGTAGAGGGCGCCGAGCAGCTGGCCGCAGAAGGCCGCGACGATCCACGCCTGCCAGCTCAGCGCCGCGGCGGCCATCCCGATGAGCCCGGCCAGCTTGACGTCCCCCAGGCCCATCGCCTCCGGCCTGAGGAACCAGAGCAGCCCGTACACGGCCGTCAGCGCCACCCCGCCGGCCAGCGCCCTGGGCAGCTCTCCCGCCGGCGCCAGGGCCAGGGCCATGATCGGGTACGCCGGGAGCGTGATCGCGTCGGGCAGCAGGCTGGTACGCCAGTCGACGACCGCCAGCGCGGTGCCGATGATCGCGAAAGGCGCGTACGGCAGCCCGAACCGCCAGGCGACCAGCGCGGCCACGGCGGCGGTCACCAATTCGACGCCCGCCCCGGTGCGCTGGTCGTAGTGGACCGGGCCCTCGTCGTAGGAGTCGGCCAGCCCGCGAATGTGGCGACCGCAGATCAGCCCGGCGAGCGCCATGAGTGCGACCACGAGCCGACCTTAATGCGCCTCCCCCGCTCGCGCAGGGCCGTTCACTCCACCGGTGGATGCGTCATCCCCTGGAGAACCACCGGCGGCGCCGGACGGGCTCCACCTTGGCGACGGTCACACCGTCGAGCCGATCGACGCTCCCCGACTCGACGGCCGCCAGCGCCTCCAGCACCGCCCCCTCGATCACGAACTGCACCGGCCCCGCCACGTCCACCACGACCGCCGCCGCCTTCTCCTGGACCGCCGCCTGGCACACCTGCAACGCCGTGGCCTGGATCGGCCGGGCGTCGGGCCGCCATCGGGCCAGCGCCTGGCTGCCGGTGAACGCGAGCACCGCCTGCCTGCCGTCCGCCCCGACGAGCTTGGGCAGCGCCATCTCGCTCTCCTTCTCCTGCCGCAGCCCGTGCGCGCCGACCTCGCTCTCGGTCAGCAGCGCCACGACGGGCACCAGCAGCCTGGCCCCGCTGAGGGCGTTCAGCACGTCGGCGGCGTCGGCGGTGCCCGCCTGGTAGGAGGCCAGGGCGGCGGCCACGGCGGGTGCGGCGCCGCCGTCGTCGTGGGGATCGAGAGGTCGCGGGATGCTCGGCACAACCCTTGAGACTACCCGCGCCCTGCCCTGCCCCCGAGCCTGGTCCCGACCTTCAGGGGCCTCTATCCCAGGTCGGAGATGGCCGCCACCGGGCCGCCGCCCGAGGGGCCCTGGTGGACGGCCGCCACCGAGACGAACACCGCCGGGTCGCCCGTGACCGAGGCCGCCACCCCGCCCACCGTCGCCTTGATCTGGCGGTGCCAGTGGACGTCCGAGTCGTCCAGCATGATGTTGCGCCGTCCGCGAACCCGGCCCGACGGGTCGGCCTCGCACTTCATGAACACGTTCACCAGCCGCCCGCCGAGGTCCGACGGGTGCGGGCGTTCGGGCAGCGGCAGCCCCGAGTCCCTGATGGCCTCCCAGATGCCGTCGGCGTCCAGGGCGTCCTTCATGACGCTGTGGCCGATGCGGTAGCGGCCCCCGATCCCCCGTACGTTGCCCACCAGCACGATCTGCGCCCGGTCCAGCTCCACCCCGGACGAGCACGAGGCCACGGCGGAGTACAGCGACAGGTCCTTGTGGATCTGGTCGGCGCGCGGCATGTCGATCTCGCCGAGGGCGACGGCGATGCCGAGGGCGGTGGTCGAGTTGGACAGGTCCATGGAGGGGCCGGTCTCCTCGATGGCGGTGTCCTGGCCGCGGCTCTTGGCCTCGGTGATGGTGGCCAGGGTGAGCAGCGGCGTCTTGGTCTGTACGTAGTGGACGTCGCGCGGGTCGTCGATGCCGGCGATCTTCATGGCCTCGCGTACGCCTGCCGCGACCTTCTCCACCATGGCGGGCCTGCCGATGTCCTCGGGCAGGATCACCTCGCTCATCGCCACGCCCACCGACAGCCGCGGCTCGTCGGACGGGGGCGCGTCGGCCGTGGTGGCGAAGATGGTGGCGTGCGGGCTGAGCACGCCGTCGGTGCCGCCCGACCACACCAGCGGCACGCTCTCCGGCGCCGGATGCCCGTGCTCCGCCAGCACCTCGCGGAAGGCCCGGTCGGCGAGGATGCGCGTGTAGTCGTTCACGCCGCCGTTGCCCTCGGTCTTGCCGACGACGGCGAGCACCCGGCGTGCCTCGATCACCCCGTCGGCGATGAGCCGGGCGAGGCCGGAGGCGTCGGTGACGCTCTCGATCGGCACCTTGCGTACTTCAATCGGGTCCGGCATATGACGCCCTTTCTCCGTTACCGGTCCTCCCCGCCCTCGCGACGCTATCCGAGCCGGTCAGCGGGGTTCATGGTCAATGTCTGCCCATGAAGCCCGCCGACGATGTCAAGGTGCGCTCAGCGCCCCGGGGCCGGGGAGGCCGGGGAGTACGGCAGACGCCGGGCGATATGGTCGCCGGTGTGATTCGCGAAGCACACGTCAACGGGATCAAGCTCGTGTACCGGGAGGAAGGCGACCCCACCGCTCCCCCGCTCGTGCTGATCCACGGCCGGACCGCCAACCACAACGACTGGAACGGCATCACCCAGCACTTCGCGGCGCGCTACCACGTCATCGCGCCCGACCTGCGCGGGCACGGGGCCAGCGAGCACCGGGGACCGTACGAGGTGCCGGAGATGGCCGGGGACGTCGTCGCGCTGCTCGACCACCTGGGCGTCGCACGCGCCACGCTGATCGGGCACTCGCTCGGGGGCGTGGTGGCGTACCACGCGGCCATGAACCATCCGGACCGGGTCGAGCGGCTGGTGCTCGAGGACGCGCCGCCGCCGCTCCCCTTCAGGAACCGCCCGCCGGTCGTCGAGGACGATTCGACCGGGTTCGACTGGCGCATGATGCACGACACGGAACGTCAGCTGGCCGGCCCCGATCCCGCCTGGCTGGAGGGGCTCGGCAGGATCACGGCGCCGACGCTGGTGCTGAGCGACGGAGAGGGGAGCCCCGTGAACGCCCGGGAGGTGGCGGCGCGGATCCCGGGGGCGCGGCTGGTCACGATCGACGTCGGGCACCTGATCCACACCACGGCCCGCGACCGGTTCCTGCGGGCGGTGGACACCTTCCTGGACGGCTGACCGGGGGCCCCGCGCCGCAGCTCACCACGTCGTAACCCTGGTGTCACGTATGCACGGCAGGGTAGAGGCGTGGTTGACATGCACGTACATCAGCGTCTGGGCAGACTGAGGCTGATGGCCCCCACGATCGGCCAGTGCGCGGTCGGAGCCGCGATCGCCTGGCTCGTGGCCAAGAACCTGCTGGGCCACAGCCGCCCGTTCTTCGCGCCCATCGCGGTCGTGGTCAGCATCGGCGTGGCGCTGGGGCAGCGGATGCGGCGGGTGGTGGAGCTGGTCGTCGGGGTCACCCTCGGCGTCGGCGTGGGCGACCTGCTGGTGTCGCGGATCGGCTCGGGCGCCTGGCAGATCGCGCTGGTGGTGGCGCTGGCCATGGCCGTGGCGGTGCTGCTCGACAGCGGCTCGCTGATCGTCCTGCAGGCGGGCTCCTCGGCCGTGCTCGTCGCCACCCTCCTGCCGCCGAGCGGCAGCGGCGGGTTGGACAGGATGGTCGACGCCCTGGTCGGCGGGCTCATGGGGCTCGCGGCCGTCGCCCTGCTGCCCACCAGCCCGGCGACGCTGGTGAGGAGGCACGCGAAGGGGACGTTCGGCGCGCTGGCCGACGCGTTGCGGCAGATCGCCGAGGCCATCGAGAACGGCGACGCGCGCGTGGCCGCCGACGCGCTGGAGGAGGCGCGTGGCAGCCAGAAGGACGTGGAGGAGTTCAGGCAGGCGCTGCAGACGGGCAAGGAGATCGCCACCATCTCGCCGCTCCACCGTCACCGCCGCCCCTTCCTCGACGGGTACGAGCAGGCGGCGGTGCCACTCGACCACGCGCTCAGAAACGCCAGGGTGCTGGCCAGGCGGGCCATCGTGGCGCTCGACGGCCCCGGCGCCCTCCCGCCCCGGCTGCCGCGCGAGCTGCGCGAACTGGCCGACGCGACGCTCATGCTGCGCGACGACCTCGCCGCCGGACGCCCGCCGGAAAGGGCTGCCCGGGCGATCCTGTCGGTGGCCTCGCGGCAGGGGGCGGAGCGGTGGGGTTTCTCGGCGGACGTGATGACCGCCCAGCTCCGGTCCATCATCGTGGACCTCCTCCAGGCGACCGGCATCGATCGGGACGAGGCGGTCGCGACCCTGCCGCCGCTGGACGCCCACCCCGACGACTCCACCAGCCCCAGGAAATCCACACAACGCCCCACGTAAAGGCCGTAGCCGGGGCAAATGTGACCTCAATGTCATATAGATCCGCCAAGGTAGAAGCGTGGGAACCAGGCTCAGCGATCATGTGAAGGAACGACTGGGCACGTTCAGCCTCATGGCACCCTCCATCGCGCAGTGCGCGGTGGGCGCCGCACTGGCCTGGATCATCGCCATGGAGCTGCTCGGCCACCCCCGCCCGTTCTTCGCGCCGATCTCGGTGCTGATCTGCGTGGGCGTCGGGCTGGGGCAGCGGCTGCGCAGGGTGGCCGAGCTGGTGGTCGGCGTCAGCCTCGGGGTGGGCATCGGCGACCTGCTGGTGTCCTGGATCGGCTCGGGCGCCTGGCAGCTCGCGCTCGTGGTCGCGCTGGCGATGGCCGTCGCGGTGCTGCTGAACAGCGGGGCGCTGTTCGTCGCGCAGGCCGGGTCGTCGGCCGTGCTGGTGGCCACTTTGGTGCCCGGCGACGGGGCCGGCGGGCTGGACCGGATGGCCGACGCGCTCACCGGGGGCATCGTCGGGATCATGGCGGTCGCGCTGCTGCCCGCCAGCCCGTTCACGATCGCGGCCAAGCACCTGTCGGGGGTGCTCGACGCGCTGTCCACGGTGCTGGAGCGAGCGGCGGAGGCGATCGAGAAGCGGGACGTGGAGCTGGCGGCGG
This region includes:
- a CDS encoding ATP-dependent DNA helicase, which codes for MVAVNALGGSERQGQLTMVQAVQQAIDGEQHLAVQAGTGTGKSLAYLVPSIRHAMDSDSPVVVSTATIALQRQLVDRDLPRLAETLAKELPHEPTFAILKGRRNYLCRYKATAGWPEEDEQDQLFDPREVSATGRMVQRIQEWADETETGDRDELVPGVSEQAWRQFSVSAQECLGASRCPSGAECFAEMARARAGEVDVVVTNHALLAIDAMGDLPVLPEHEVVVVDEAHELVDRVTSVVTGELSELTVALAVRRVGRLIEQGIADQLMEAGEDLKALLAAAPPGRIDELPQVLGLTLALVRDSAARCVTAMGPRGADKDDPDKAGQRKAAFSALDEVHDTAVRMLEAYGHASESDRAEVVWLDAGTDRRPPTLRVAPLTVSGMLRDKLFGERTVILTSATLALGGTFDALAAQWGLGDGKGWQGIDVGSPFDHPRAGILYVAKHLPQPGRDGLPQQYLDEITELIEAAGGRTLGLFSSMRAAKAATEALRERLDVPLLCQGDDSTMLLVKQFAEDEPTCLFGTLSLWQGVDVPGPSLRLVIIDRVPFPRPDDPLTSARQRHVAARGGNGFMAVAANHAALLLAQGAGRLLRAQDDKGVIAVLDPRLATARYSGFLLGSLPPFWRTTDPAVPRAALKRLSSESPT
- a CDS encoding SGNH/GDSL hydrolase family protein, yielding MRHYKSFVALGDSFTEGLNDPGHNGHYRGWADRVAERLAADEPGFRYANLAVRGKLLDQIVAEQVPVAVEMAPDLVSLCAGGNDLLRPGSDPDVMAKKLARAVRDLRAGGSDVLLFTGVDPRDTPLMRRLRGRFAIFYLHVRSIADLYGCRLVDQWSMQGLRDWRAWSADRLHMNEDGHRLVAARVLDVLGVPFEDWRKDWPSRTVDPRARRREDAQWIREHLVPWMSRRLRGVSSGDGLSPKRPDLTAF
- the aroQ gene encoding type II 3-dehydroquinate dehydratase yields the protein MILVLNGPNLGRLGTREPDIYGAETFEDLATLCRDTGRKLGEHVEVRQTNDEAELIGWIHEAADGRIPVVLNPAAFTHYSYALRDAIAMRTAPLVEVHISNPAAREEFRHNSVVAGVATGTIAGFGLQSYVLALHAIAEMNTTS
- the aroB gene encoding 3-dehydroquinate synthase, with amino-acid sequence MSATRIHVRGDSPYDVVVGTGVLAELATLLKPGVRTVAVIHPETLPEIAGPVGEALRGAGYEVVELPVPDGEQAKSVEVAAGLWSALGRAGVTRSDAVVGVGGGATTDLAGFVAGTWLRGVQVVLVPTTLLAMVDAAVGGKNGIDTPEGKNLVGTFLPPAGVLCELSTLASMPRRDYVAGLAEIIKGGFIADPEILRLVEADPEAATRPDGPHTRELIERKIQVKADVVGADLREAGLREILNYGHTLAHAIEREEHYAIRHGEAVAIGMVYAAELSKLAGRADLVERTRSILTSVGLPTAYRADAWKSLRDHMRLDKKNRGAKQRFVVLDGLAEPGRLEGPSEELLEAAYKEISA
- a CDS encoding shikimate kinase; amino-acid sequence: MSRVVLIGPPGSGKTTLGQLLAERLGVGFRDTDADVEAVAGKPVSDIFVEDGEARFRELEHEAVRRALAEHDGILSLGGGAVLNEETQALLAGHHVVYLQVGLADAVQRVGLASARPLLVLNPRSRLKKLMEERRPVYERLAVATVVTDKREPDELADEIIKGLPA
- the aroC gene encoding chorismate synthase, which gives rise to MLRWLTAGESHGPELVAILEGLPAGVEVTTAAVDEALRRRRLGYGRGARMKFEQDQVTIVGGVRHGRTMGSPVAIRIGNTEWPKWEKVMAADPVDPAELEGLARNAPRSRPRPGHADLAGMQKYGFDDARQVLDRASARETAARVALGEVARRFLKQALGVDIVSHVTEIGGAKSPAQTLPGPGDLARIDEDPVRCSDAEGSAAMIAVIDKAHKDGDTLGGVVEVLAYGLPPGLGSYTHWDRRLDSRLAGALMGIQAIKGVAVGDGFETARRPGSRAHDEIEYTAEDGVRRITNRAGGVEGGMTNGEILRVSAAMKPISTVPRALATIDVKTGEAAKAHHERSDVCAVPAAGIVAEAMVALVLADAALEKFGGDSVEEVARNLSGYLSSMVIK
- a CDS encoding prepilin peptidase translates to MVALMALAGLICGRHIRGLADSYDEGPVHYDQRTGAGVELVTAAVAALVAWRFGLPYAPFAIIGTALAVVDWRTSLLPDAITLPAYPIMALALAPAGELPRALAGGVALTAVYGLLWFLRPEAMGLGDVKLAGLIGMAAAALSWQAWIVAAFCGQLLGALYGLALLLSGRGTRDTQFPFGPFMLLGAFTTLCLGW